The Nocardia arthritidis genome has a window encoding:
- a CDS encoding DUF4177 domain-containing protein, producing MSDVTQWEYATVPLLTHATKQILDQWGGDGWELVTVLPGPTGEQHVAYLKRAK from the coding sequence ATGAGTGATGTGACCCAGTGGGAGTACGCGACCGTTCCGCTGCTGACGCATGCGACCAAGCAGATCCTGGACCAGTGGGGCGGCGATGGCTGGGAGTTGGTGACCGTGCTGCCCGGTCCGACCGGCGAACAGCATGTCGCCTACCTCAAGCGCGCCAAGTAG
- a CDS encoding MBL fold metallo-hydrolase produces the protein MALEHPAYGQLRQVTPTASVLLAENPGQMTLEGTNTWILRAPDSSDHVVIDPGPKDKAHIENIARVTGGNIALTLITHRHGDHTGGIDRLVKLTGTPVRAKTAEFLRDSAAPLTDDEVIEAAGLRITAVHTPGHTADSVSFVLDDAVLTGDTILGFGTTVLDSSDGTLADYLNSLDRLLAVGEGKALLPAHGPDHPDLGPVARYYIAHRQERLQQVRDALAVLGEDASAMAVVRKVYADVDKRLWLAARSSVQAQLEYLRQERAARN, from the coding sequence ATGGCACTGGAACATCCCGCGTACGGCCAACTGCGGCAGGTAACCCCGACGGCGTCGGTGCTGCTCGCCGAGAACCCGGGCCAGATGACCCTGGAGGGCACCAACACCTGGATCCTGCGCGCGCCGGACAGTTCGGATCATGTGGTCATCGATCCGGGTCCGAAGGACAAGGCGCACATCGAGAACATCGCCAGGGTCACCGGCGGCAATATCGCGCTCACCCTGATCACGCACCGGCACGGCGACCACACCGGCGGTATCGATCGGCTGGTCAAGCTGACCGGCACCCCGGTTCGCGCGAAAACCGCGGAATTCCTGCGTGATTCGGCCGCCCCGCTGACCGACGACGAGGTGATCGAGGCGGCGGGCCTGCGCATCACCGCGGTGCACACCCCGGGCCACACGGCCGATTCGGTGAGCTTCGTCCTCGACGACGCCGTGCTCACCGGTGACACCATCCTCGGTTTCGGCACCACGGTGCTCGATTCCAGCGACGGCACCCTGGCCGACTACCTGAACTCGCTCGATCGGCTGCTCGCGGTGGGCGAGGGCAAGGCGCTGCTGCCCGCGCACGGTCCGGACCATCCCGACCTCGGGCCGGTCGCCCGGTACTACATCGCGCACCGGCAGGAACGGTTGCAGCAGGTGCGTGACGCACTGGCGGTACTCGGCGAGGACGCGAGCGCGATGGCGGTGGTCCGCAAGGTCTATGCCGATGTGGACAAGCGGCTGTGGCTCGCGGCGCGCAGTTCGGTGCAGGCGCAGCTGGAGTATCTGCGGCAGGAGCGCGCGGCGCGGAACTGA
- a CDS encoding Crp/Fnr family transcriptional regulator — translation MDEALARAGIFQGVEPTAVAALAKQLQPVDFPRGHVIFNEGEPGDRLYIITSGKVKIGRRSPDGRENLLTIMGPSDMFGELSIFDPGPRTSTATTVTEVRAVTMDRDALKSWIDQRPEIAEQLLRVLARRLRRTNNNLADLIFTDVPGRVAKALLQLAQRFGTQEAGALRVTHDLTQEEIAQLVGASRETVNKALADFAHRGWLRLEGKSVLISDSERLARRAR, via the coding sequence GTGGACGAGGCCCTCGCCAGAGCAGGCATCTTCCAAGGCGTCGAGCCCACCGCGGTGGCGGCTCTCGCCAAACAGCTGCAGCCCGTGGATTTCCCGCGCGGGCATGTCATCTTCAACGAGGGTGAGCCCGGCGACCGGCTGTACATCATCACCTCGGGCAAGGTGAAGATCGGTCGGCGCTCCCCCGACGGCCGGGAGAACCTGCTGACCATCATGGGTCCCTCGGACATGTTCGGTGAGCTGTCGATCTTCGATCCCGGCCCGCGCACCTCCACCGCGACCACGGTCACCGAGGTGCGTGCGGTCACGATGGATCGCGACGCGCTCAAGTCGTGGATCGACCAGCGGCCCGAGATCGCCGAGCAATTGCTCCGCGTCCTCGCCCGGAGGCTGCGCCGGACCAACAACAACCTGGCCGACCTGATCTTCACCGACGTCCCCGGCCGGGTCGCCAAGGCATTGCTGCAGCTCGCGCAGCGCTTCGGCACGCAGGAGGCGGGCGCGCTGCGCGTCACCCACGACCTCACCCAGGAGGAGATCGCCCAGCTGGTCGGCGCCTCCCGCGAAACCGTGAACAAGGCGCTCGCCGATTTCGCGCATCGCGGTTGGCTGCGGCTGGAGGGCAAGAGCGTGCTGATCTCCGATTCCGAGCGCCTGGCTCGTCGCGCCCGGTAA
- a CDS encoding phage holin family protein encodes MSFNQGGNGNDAGRGHTVTSIPLSDANPNGSASFGSLVRDATEQMSTLVRAEVELAKAEVTAEIKKGLQGSVYFITALTILLFSLFFFFFFLAELLDVWLYRWAAFGIVFLLMLVGAGLFGWLGYLKVRKLRAPQKTIDSLKEARTVLPHGLGAGAHEEQLSLDKPAS; translated from the coding sequence GTGAGTTTCAACCAGGGCGGTAACGGAAACGACGCCGGGCGCGGCCACACGGTGACCTCCATCCCGCTTTCCGATGCCAACCCGAATGGCTCAGCCAGCTTCGGCAGCCTGGTCCGCGACGCCACCGAACAGATGTCGACCCTGGTGCGCGCCGAGGTCGAACTCGCCAAGGCCGAGGTCACCGCGGAGATAAAGAAGGGCCTGCAGGGCAGCGTCTACTTCATCACCGCGCTCACCATCCTGCTGTTCAGCCTGTTCTTTTTCTTCTTCTTCCTCGCCGAACTGCTCGACGTCTGGCTGTACCGCTGGGCGGCGTTCGGCATCGTCTTCCTGCTGATGCTGGTCGGCGCCGGCCTGTTCGGCTGGCTCGGCTACCTCAAGGTGCGCAAGCTGCGGGCCCCGCAGAAGACCATCGACTCGCTGAAGGAAGCGCGCACGGTGCTGCCGCACGGCCTCGGCGCAGGCGCGCACGAGGAACAGCTTTCGCTCGACAAGCCGGCTTCCTGA
- a CDS encoding RidA family protein, with product MTEWKSNLERLGVTIPPVAAPAGAYAPAVRTGSYVYTSGQLPFVDGQLTVTGKVGAEVSPEQAKEAARICALNALAAVHDLVGLDAVVRIVKVVGFVASAPGFNNQPIVINGASEFLGEVFGEDGVHARSAVGVAELPRNTPVEVELIAEVR from the coding sequence ATGACCGAATGGAAGAGCAATCTAGAACGACTCGGTGTGACGATCCCGCCGGTGGCCGCGCCCGCGGGCGCGTACGCACCCGCGGTGCGCACCGGCTCGTACGTCTACACCTCCGGCCAGCTGCCGTTCGTCGACGGTCAGCTGACCGTCACCGGCAAGGTCGGCGCCGAGGTCTCGCCGGAGCAGGCGAAGGAGGCCGCCCGCATCTGCGCGCTCAACGCGCTGGCCGCCGTGCACGACCTGGTCGGGCTCGACGCAGTGGTGCGGATCGTGAAGGTGGTCGGATTCGTGGCCTCCGCACCGGGTTTCAACAATCAGCCGATCGTGATCAACGGCGCGTCCGAATTCCTGGGTGAGGTCTTCGGCGAGGACGGCGTGCACGCCAGGTCCGCCGTCGGTGTCGCGGAGCTGCCGCGCAACACCCCGGTCGAGGTGGAGCTCATCGCCGAGGTGCGCTGA
- a CDS encoding ArsA-related P-loop ATPase, with product MGAPTAEPVSAEPGLETGWPQRAEKARLHYVSGKGGTGKSTVAAALALALAAGGRRVLLVEVESRQSIAQLFDLPPLPPTETRIATADGGGEVVALALDIEHAFLEYLDMFYNLGFAGRAMRRMGAIEFVTTIAPGLRDVILTGKVKECAVRTDKAGKLVYDEIVVDAPPTGRIASFLDVTKAMAEVAKGGPIAAQAEGVSTLLHSDKTMIHLVTLLEALPVQETADAVAELAAADLRIGTVIVNRAGEGYLPPAVRNRAANGDIDREAIRAGLAEAGITLPDNEFEGLITEAVEHSATLRAQDESAAELAKVDVARMYLPALPDGMDLGGLYELAEHLSKQGVR from the coding sequence GTGGGAGCACCAACAGCAGAGCCGGTTTCGGCGGAACCCGGCTTGGAGACCGGGTGGCCGCAACGCGCGGAAAAGGCCCGCCTGCACTATGTTTCGGGCAAGGGGGGCACCGGTAAGTCGACGGTCGCCGCGGCGCTCGCGCTGGCGCTGGCCGCGGGCGGGCGCCGGGTGCTGCTGGTCGAGGTGGAGAGCAGGCAGTCGATTGCCCAGCTGTTCGACCTGCCGCCGCTGCCGCCCACCGAGACCCGGATCGCCACCGCCGACGGCGGCGGTGAGGTGGTCGCGCTGGCGCTCGATATCGAGCACGCCTTCCTCGAATACCTCGATATGTTCTACAACCTCGGCTTCGCGGGCCGGGCGATGCGCCGGATGGGCGCCATCGAATTCGTCACCACCATCGCGCCCGGCCTGCGCGACGTCATCCTGACCGGCAAGGTCAAGGAGTGCGCGGTACGCACCGACAAGGCGGGCAAGCTCGTCTACGACGAAATCGTCGTCGACGCACCGCCGACCGGACGCATCGCCAGCTTCCTCGATGTCACCAAGGCCATGGCCGAGGTGGCCAAGGGCGGCCCGATCGCCGCTCAGGCCGAAGGGGTTTCGACGCTGCTGCACTCGGATAAGACGATGATCCACCTGGTCACGCTGCTGGAGGCGCTGCCGGTGCAGGAAACCGCCGACGCCGTCGCCGAATTGGCCGCCGCCGATCTGCGCATCGGCACGGTGATCGTCAACCGGGCCGGTGAGGGATATCTCCCACCGGCGGTGCGCAATCGCGCCGCCAATGGTGACATTGATCGCGAAGCCATTCGCGCCGGACTGGCCGAGGCGGGAATCACATTGCCGGACAACGAATTCGAGGGTTTGATCACCGAAGCCGTCGAACATTCCGCCACCCTGCGGGCCCAGGACGAGAGCGCGGCGGAGCTGGCCAAGGTCGATGTGGCGCGGATGTATCTGCCCGCACTGCCGGACGGAATGGATCTCGGCGGGCTGTACGAGCTGGCCGAACATCTGAGCAAGCAGGGAGTACGATGA
- the nth gene encoding endonuclease III, with protein MRVSPSTDALTGSLPAAEATDAQSAAPVPRKRKTRARQAETRLGLVRRARRMYRSMTEEFPDAHCELDFTTPLELAVATILSAQCTDERVNLTTPALFAKYRDARAYAEANRAELEEYIRPTGFFRNKASALIGLGQALLERHDGELPHTLDELVKLPGIGRKTANVILGNAFGVPGITVDTHFGRLVRRWQWTAEEDPVKVEHAIGELIERKEWTMLSHRVIFHGRRVCHARKPACGACLLAADCPSYGAGPTDPDVAAKLIKGPEAEHLLELVSR; from the coding sequence GTGCGTGTCTCCCCCTCCACAGACGCCTTGACCGGCTCTTTGCCCGCCGCCGAGGCGACCGATGCGCAGTCCGCCGCGCCGGTGCCGCGCAAGCGGAAAACGCGGGCGCGACAGGCCGAAACGCGGTTGGGTCTGGTCCGCCGGGCGCGTCGGATGTACCGGTCGATGACCGAAGAGTTCCCGGATGCCCACTGTGAGCTGGATTTCACCACCCCGCTCGAATTGGCCGTCGCGACAATCCTTTCCGCCCAATGCACGGATGAACGCGTGAATCTCACCACGCCCGCGCTGTTCGCGAAATATCGTGATGCCCGTGCATATGCCGAGGCGAACCGCGCCGAGCTGGAGGAATACATCAGGCCGACCGGCTTTTTCCGCAACAAGGCCAGCGCGCTCATCGGGCTCGGTCAGGCGCTGCTGGAACGGCACGACGGTGAATTGCCTCACACCCTCGACGAATTGGTGAAGCTGCCCGGCATCGGCCGCAAGACTGCCAACGTCATCCTCGGCAATGCCTTCGGGGTGCCGGGAATCACGGTCGACACCCATTTCGGTCGCCTGGTGCGCCGCTGGCAGTGGACCGCCGAGGAAGACCCGGTGAAGGTCGAACACGCCATCGGTGAGCTCATCGAGCGCAAGGAATGGACGATGCTGTCCCATCGGGTGATTTTCCACGGGCGCCGGGTTTGCCATGCCCGCAAGCCGGCCTGTGGCGCCTGCCTGCTCGCCGCCGACTGTCCGTCGTACGGCGCCGGGCCGACCGATCCGGATGTCGCCGCCAAATTGATCAAGGGTCCCGAGGCGGAGCATCTGCTCGAGCTGGTGAGCCGGTGA
- the nhaA gene encoding Na+/H+ antiporter NhaA: MTQVRSELSRYLRTETVGGALLLIAAAIALLWVNSPWRDSYVTMTETVLAIPPLHLELSLADWTTDGLLAIFFFVAGLELKRELVVGELADPKSAALPIIAAVGGVLTPALIALAVGHGTPGMDRGWAIPVATDIAFALAVLAMTGSRIPASARVFLLSLAVVDDLLAIILIAVLFTTSLAVLWLMAAAACFALWALAQRLRIRTPLVYVPLALVSWYALHEAGIHPTLAGVILGLLTRVRPDTGEEQAPATRLEHMFQPISAGVCVPLFALFASGVPLDGKVFGQLFTDRLALSIVIGLLVGKTCGIFGISWAAIRLGIAKRPAELGYRDMFALSVLGAIGFTVSLLVAELALSDVGDGSAVELAKAAVLVTSMAASLAGSALLLRRGRAHQAARDAGQLEREQGAA; the protein is encoded by the coding sequence ATCACCCAGGTGCGCTCGGAACTATCCCGCTACCTACGCACGGAAACCGTCGGCGGCGCACTACTTCTCATCGCGGCGGCGATCGCACTGCTCTGGGTCAACTCGCCGTGGCGGGACAGCTACGTCACCATGACCGAGACCGTCCTCGCGATACCCCCGCTGCACCTGGAACTGAGCCTGGCCGACTGGACGACAGACGGGCTGCTCGCCATCTTCTTCTTCGTCGCCGGGCTCGAACTCAAACGCGAGCTGGTGGTCGGCGAGCTGGCCGATCCCAAGAGCGCCGCGCTGCCGATCATCGCCGCGGTGGGCGGCGTGCTCACCCCGGCGCTGATCGCGCTCGCCGTCGGCCACGGCACACCCGGTATGGATCGCGGTTGGGCGATACCCGTCGCGACCGATATCGCGTTCGCGCTCGCCGTGCTCGCCATGACCGGATCGCGGATTCCGGCCAGCGCCCGCGTCTTCCTGCTCAGCCTCGCGGTGGTCGACGATCTGCTGGCGATCATCCTGATCGCGGTGCTGTTCACCACCTCGCTCGCGGTGCTGTGGCTGATGGCCGCCGCGGCCTGCTTCGCGCTGTGGGCGCTGGCCCAGCGGCTGCGGATCCGCACACCGCTGGTGTACGTCCCGCTCGCGCTGGTGTCCTGGTATGCGTTGCACGAGGCGGGAATTCACCCGACCCTGGCCGGGGTGATCCTCGGACTGCTCACCCGGGTGCGGCCCGACACCGGCGAGGAGCAGGCGCCGGCGACTCGACTGGAGCATATGTTCCAACCGATTTCGGCCGGTGTGTGCGTTCCGCTGTTCGCGCTGTTCGCGTCCGGAGTTCCGTTGGACGGCAAGGTATTCGGGCAGCTTTTCACCGATCGCCTTGCGCTGTCGATCGTCATCGGACTGCTGGTCGGCAAGACCTGCGGCATCTTCGGGATCAGCTGGGCGGCAATCCGGTTGGGCATCGCGAAGCGTCCCGCCGAGCTCGGCTACCGCGATATGTTCGCGCTGTCGGTGCTCGGCGCCATCGGATTCACCGTTAGCCTGCTCGTGGCGGAACTCGCGCTCAGCGATGTCGGCGACGGTTCGGCCGTGGAGTTGGCGAAGGCCGCTGTGTTGGTGACGTCAATGGCGGCATCACTCGCCGGTTCGGCGCTACTGTTGCGGCGTGGGCGTGCGCACCAGGCCGCCCGCGATGCGGGTCAGCTAGAACGAGAACAGGGCGCGGCGTGA
- a CDS encoding NUDIX hydrolase, protein MTIPVPQDIPVWLRAAVESPEADPNDTLSLARALRRAVTITGTPRQAAVLVLFGGAANGDPSGPGGLPADADVLLTQRASSLRQHRGQVAFPGGAVDPGDTGPIDTALREAWEETGLLRDGVEPLAVLPKLFVPPSRFDVTPVVAYWRTPSEVRVVDQSETERVVRVPLTELLDPANRFMVRGSMGYQSPAFQVDGMLVWGLTGGILAGIAKTAGWEQDWDRADVRDLESALAAVGMTL, encoded by the coding sequence ATGACAATCCCTGTGCCACAGGATATTCCGGTGTGGCTGCGGGCTGCCGTCGAATCACCGGAAGCCGACCCGAACGACACGCTCTCGCTGGCCCGAGCCCTGCGCAGGGCGGTGACCATCACCGGAACGCCGCGGCAGGCGGCGGTGCTCGTGCTCTTCGGCGGCGCGGCGAACGGCGACCCGAGCGGCCCCGGTGGACTACCCGCCGACGCGGATGTCCTACTGACGCAACGGGCTTCGTCGCTGCGCCAGCACCGCGGCCAGGTCGCGTTCCCGGGCGGCGCGGTGGATCCGGGCGATACCGGTCCGATCGACACCGCCCTGCGCGAGGCGTGGGAGGAGACCGGGCTGCTCCGCGACGGCGTCGAACCCCTTGCGGTGCTACCGAAATTGTTCGTGCCGCCATCCCGGTTCGATGTGACCCCGGTGGTCGCCTACTGGCGCACCCCGAGCGAGGTGCGCGTGGTCGACCAGAGCGAGACCGAACGAGTGGTTCGCGTGCCGCTCACCGAATTGCTCGATCCGGCAAACAGATTCATGGTGCGCGGCAGCATGGGCTACCAGAGCCCGGCGTTCCAGGTGGACGGCATGCTGGTGTGGGGCCTCACCGGTGGCATACTGGCCGGCATCGCCAAAACCGCTGGCTGGGAACAAGATTGGGACCGCGCCGACGTTCGTGACCTGGAATCCGCGCTGGCCGCGGTTGGGATGACATTATGA
- a CDS encoding TlpA family protein disulfide reductase: MKDFPVAWRWTLAVLIAVVALAVAVWPRASRDTAATGAVAPVPAPRIDESDRAAAQLARCPEPAPGVTGGGPLAGITLDCLADGRPVPLAAALAGKPALLNLWAYWCAPCRGELPDLAAYAQRAGGAVTVLTVHSDPDAAKALAMLTDLNGDLSAKGRAQVHFPGVEDPGGKVRAAIGAPNVLPVTVLLRPDGSVARTVVRPFTGVDDIAATVANDLGVAA; the protein is encoded by the coding sequence GTGAAAGATTTTCCGGTGGCGTGGCGGTGGACGCTGGCGGTGTTGATCGCCGTTGTCGCGCTCGCTGTCGCGGTGTGGCCGCGGGCTTCCCGCGACACCGCCGCTACCGGAGCGGTCGCCCCGGTGCCCGCCCCGCGAATCGACGAATCCGACCGCGCCGCGGCGCAATTGGCGCGATGCCCGGAACCCGCGCCCGGCGTCACCGGGGGCGGCCCGCTGGCCGGTATCACGCTCGACTGCCTGGCCGACGGCCGGCCGGTCCCGCTGGCCGCCGCCCTGGCCGGCAAACCGGCGTTGCTGAACCTGTGGGCCTACTGGTGCGCGCCGTGTCGGGGGGAGTTGCCGGATCTCGCCGCGTACGCGCAACGCGCGGGCGGCGCGGTGACGGTGCTGACCGTGCATTCGGATCCCGATGCGGCGAAGGCGCTCGCCATGCTCACCGACCTGAACGGTGACCTGAGCGCCAAAGGCCGTGCGCAGGTTCATTTTCCCGGGGTCGAGGATCCCGGGGGGAAGGTGCGCGCCGCCATCGGTGCGCCGAACGTGCTGCCGGTCACCGTGCTGCTGCGGCCGGACGGATCCGTCGCCCGAACCGTGGTTCGGCCCTTCACCGGGGTCGACGACATCGCGGCCACCGTCGCCAACGACCTAGGGGTGGCGGCATGA
- a CDS encoding MarP family serine protease gives MSNSAWLDIGVVVVALIFASTGWRHGAVASALSFLGVVLGAVAGILIAPHILIHVDKGRVFIGFLLIVALVVVGEIAGMVLGRAARGGLRHPFTRAVDSVLGALLQGVAVLVAAWLLALPLASSAQPSIASAINGSKVLADVNDVAPNWLRHVPNEFSKLLNTSGLPEVIAPFGHAPIADAAPPDPALKDSPVPLQLQRSVVRIHGVAPSCQRALEGSGFVIAPERVMTNAHVVAGTTQLKVDIPGRQLQATVVLFDPSTDVAVLAIPGLTAPVIPLGDHARAGDSAIVLGYPGGGQYTASPSRIRDVIPLTGPNIYRNGTVEREVYTIRGLVRAGNSGGPLVDTEGRVLGVVFGAAVTDEETGYVLTLNEVQKQIDAAPGSTAPVDTGACVLS, from the coding sequence ATGAGCAATTCGGCCTGGCTCGACATCGGTGTCGTCGTGGTCGCCCTGATCTTCGCCTCCACCGGCTGGCGGCACGGCGCCGTCGCCTCCGCGCTGTCCTTCCTCGGCGTCGTCCTCGGCGCGGTGGCGGGCATCCTGATCGCACCGCACATCCTCATCCACGTGGACAAGGGCCGCGTCTTCATCGGATTCCTGCTGATCGTCGCGCTGGTGGTGGTCGGCGAGATCGCGGGTATGGTGCTCGGCCGGGCCGCCCGCGGCGGGTTGCGACATCCGTTCACCCGCGCCGTCGACAGCGTGCTCGGCGCGCTGCTGCAGGGCGTCGCGGTGCTGGTCGCGGCGTGGCTGCTCGCGTTGCCGCTGGCCTCCTCCGCGCAGCCGTCGATCGCGTCGGCGATCAACGGGTCGAAGGTGCTCGCCGACGTCAACGATGTCGCGCCGAATTGGCTGCGGCATGTTCCGAACGAATTCTCCAAGCTGCTCAACACCTCCGGCCTGCCGGAGGTCATCGCGCCGTTCGGCCACGCCCCGATAGCGGATGCCGCACCGCCGGATCCGGCGCTGAAGGACAGCCCGGTGCCCCTGCAGTTGCAGCGCAGCGTGGTGCGCATCCATGGTGTCGCACCGAGTTGCCAACGCGCGCTGGAGGGTTCCGGCTTCGTCATCGCGCCGGAGCGGGTGATGACCAACGCACACGTCGTCGCGGGGACCACACAGCTCAAGGTGGACATCCCCGGGCGTCAGCTGCAGGCGACCGTCGTATTGTTCGACCCGTCGACCGACGTTGCGGTGCTTGCCATTCCGGGGCTTACGGCCCCGGTGATCCCGCTGGGCGATCACGCGCGCGCCGGTGACAGCGCGATCGTGCTCGGCTATCCGGGCGGCGGCCAGTACACCGCCAGCCCCTCCCGCATCCGGGACGTCATCCCGCTGACCGGGCCGAACATCTATCGGAACGGCACAGTCGAGCGCGAGGTCTACACCATCCGCGGCCTGGTGCGGGCGGGCAATTCCGGTGGGCCGCTGGTGGATACCGAGGGCCGAGTGCTCGGCGTCGTCTTCGGTGCCGCGGTAACCGACGAGGAAACGGGCTATGTGCTCACGCTCAACGAGGTGCAGAAGCAGATCGACGCGGCGCCTGGCTCGACAGCGCCGGTCGACACCGGCGCCTGCGTGCTGAGCTGA
- a CDS encoding alpha/beta fold hydrolase, with protein sequence MSVNFAPDPSSVRYDGPWTHRDVHANGIRFHVVEAESGLGEAELARTRLVVLLHGFADFWWSWRHQLTGLAAAGYRAVAVDLRGYGDTDKPPRGYDGWTLAGDIAGLVRALGHTEATLIGHADGGLVCWTTAVLHPRLVRAIALVSSPHPAALKSAVLRDRDQRRAWLPNFLRYQLPRYPEQLLTKGDGYEVERLLRLRVSPAWSGTAEFVDTARRMRSAIQIPGAAHCALEYQRWAFRSQWRPDGRRFMATMREPIDIPVLALRGETDPYLLPATFRRGHQLSPNRRMATIAGAGHFAHQENPDEVTAELAKLLA encoded by the coding sequence GTGTCGGTGAACTTCGCTCCCGATCCGTCCAGCGTCCGCTACGACGGCCCGTGGACACATCGAGACGTACATGCGAACGGCATCCGATTCCATGTGGTCGAGGCCGAATCCGGGCTCGGCGAAGCCGAATTGGCGCGGACGCGACTGGTGGTGCTGCTGCACGGCTTCGCCGACTTCTGGTGGTCGTGGCGGCATCAGCTGACCGGACTGGCCGCCGCGGGCTACCGCGCGGTCGCGGTGGATCTGCGCGGCTACGGCGACACGGATAAACCACCGCGCGGCTACGACGGCTGGACGCTGGCCGGCGATATCGCCGGACTCGTTCGGGCACTCGGCCATACCGAGGCCACGCTGATCGGGCACGCCGACGGCGGACTGGTGTGCTGGACCACCGCGGTACTGCATCCGCGCCTGGTGCGCGCCATCGCGCTGGTGAGCTCGCCCCATCCGGCCGCGCTGAAGAGCGCGGTGCTGCGCGACCGCGACCAGCGCCGGGCCTGGCTGCCGAACTTCCTGCGCTATCAGCTGCCCCGCTACCCGGAGCAGCTGCTGACCAAGGGCGACGGCTACGAGGTCGAGCGGCTGCTGCGGCTGCGGGTGAGCCCGGCCTGGTCCGGCACCGCCGAATTCGTCGACACCGCACGGCGAATGCGCTCGGCCATCCAGATCCCCGGCGCGGCCCACTGTGCGCTGGAATATCAGCGGTGGGCCTTCCGCAGCCAGTGGCGGCCGGACGGTCGGCGGTTCATGGCGACCATGCGAGAGCCGATCGATATTCCGGTGCTCGCGCTGCGCGGCGAGACGGATCCGTATCTGCTGCCCGCCACCTTCCGGCGCGGTCATCAGCTCTCGCCGAACCGGCGGATGGCGACCATCGCCGGCGCGGGGCATTTCGCGCATCAGGAAAATCCGGACGAGGTGACCGCGGAACTGGCCAAACTCCTGGCCTGA